In Spirochaeta thermophila DSM 6578, the DNA window ATGGGGTCCTCTACGGTGATGATCTTGACCCCCGGCTGATGGAGTCTCCTCAACATTGCATAGAGAGTGGTACTCTTTCCGCTCCCTGTGGGGCCCGTGCTCAGAATGAGTCCATGAGGATACCGCAAGAGCCGCTGAACCGTCTCCTGCACATCGACCTCGAAGCCGAGGTCCTCCAGTGCCAAGCCAGCCTCCCTGGTGGTGAACAAACGGATCACAATCGATTCCCCTCGGACAATGGGCACAAACGATACTCTCATATCGATCCTGTGTCCCTCTATCTCGGCGGTGATCCGACCATCCTGGGGGAGCCTGCGCTCCATGATGTTGAGCCCGGCCATCACCTTGAGCCTGGTGGAAACCGCGGCGAACCGCTCCCTCGAAAGGCGCTGCATCTCGAAGAGTACCCCATCGAGTCTGAACCTGACTGCCGCATACTCGGTGAAGCACTCAATATGGATATCGGAACTCCCCCGATGCAGGGCGTCTAGAATAAGGGAGTTCACGAGGTTCACCACAGGGGCGTCGTTGGAGATCCTGTCGAGAAAGATCCTTTCCCCGCCTCCCCCTTCCCCGTTTTTCTCCTCTTCCGACGATTCCAGCCGTCCCAGGATGGTGGCAAACTCCACCGCGCTTATCTTCACGGGCACGACACGTTTCCGGTGATAGAACCCGAGAAGATCGAGAAGCTCCCGGTCCTCGGGATCACACATCAACACCCGCACGTACTCCTCGGTTTCCTCGTCAAGGAGCACCCGATTCGCCTCACAGAACTCCAGAGGATACTGCACGTTGGATCGCGAGACCTCTGCAGATCCCCTGTCATCCTTTTCCACCATAGACATCAGCGCTCCATAAATTCGTGATAC includes these proteins:
- a CDS encoding GspE/PulE family protein, with the translated sequence MSMVEKDDRGSAEVSRSNVQYPLEFCEANRVLLDEETEEYVRVLMCDPEDRELLDLLGFYHRKRVVPVKISAVEFATILGRLESSEEEKNGEGGGGERIFLDRISNDAPVVNLVNSLILDALHRGSSDIHIECFTEYAAVRFRLDGVLFEMQRLSRERFAAVSTRLKVMAGLNIMERRLPQDGRITAEIEGHRIDMRVSFVPIVRGESIVIRLFTTREAGLALEDLGFEVDVQETVQRLLRYPHGLILSTGPTGSGKSTTLYAMLRRLHQPGVKIITVEDPIENVLDGINQIQVHEAIGLSFDSLLRRVLRQDPDIIMVGEVRDESTAELVVRAALTGHLVLSTLHTNDAISAIDRLRNMGVETYMIATVLRGVLAQRLVRRLCPHCVYWREPAEEERALWERIGEKVERLPMPGGCELCRHTGYQGRLPIVEYVVMDDDLAELVGRGERVAIIRRELERRDFQPLFKRALGLVSRGFTTMEEIQREVELPV